One Lepus europaeus isolate LE1 unplaced genomic scaffold, mLepTim1.pri SCAFFOLD_29, whole genome shotgun sequence DNA segment encodes these proteins:
- the LOC133754739 gene encoding LOW QUALITY PROTEIN: meiosis-specific coiled-coil domain-containing protein MEIOC-like (The sequence of the model RefSeq protein was modified relative to this genomic sequence to represent the inferred CDS: substituted 2 bases at 2 genomic stop codons), whose translation MEPKVAFRGGASGCWNLSADGSSRLTDVFNSMLLTGSASFYDCYKPQSEDNVDLRQTYTPLSSTEYSNSVDSSLFYAPWSTYGDDIKQSSNSQINVKNRTCSSNLKSVWPMNTSRFADHHDLLTETKRPIDTAISQQAFYSGESVSAVEKQYLHNSNLTPQQKIDELYHGFTGLDLEEQWMYPSRSDHSNCYNIQTNDTAKTTFQEYPFIKNCFTPQTGLSDIMKESVVDTYPYGREKICAKGLEAPLQQKRAEMFLSQFNRYNENADYCRYPEYAHPNKAKLNKCSNFSVQDSKKLANSNTPETPNVEADTYTKLFQVKPANQKKMEETISDQQNFTFPKTTPHLTEKQFAKEAAFAADFGLKPEYVLKPHTACPTNDFANVTEKQQFAKPDPPNSEYFKSVNLLSNSAASSGGINLNRPTWMNVQTKNNTPIPYRNQGNLMKLNSHLNAASKGSNHSSDFPQLSSTNLTPNSNLFQKYCQENPSAFSSFDLSYNGAERIQSVNHMEGLTKTGEENLFESVTDKKIKQPNGFCDSYSAQQYGIIENVNKHNFQAKPQSGHYDPEEGPKHLDGLSQNTYQDLLESQGHFNSHRQGSGDSNINSRVGRTQASCFSNNYMMGDLRHNQGFQQLGSNGFPLRATHPFGHSVVPLLDSYDLFSYDDLSHLYPYFNDMMYGDNSFSGFVPTFGFQRPIKTRSGPASELHVRLEECYEQWRALEKERKKTELALAKNYPGKKVSSTNNTPIPRLTSNPSRVDRLIVDELXEQARVVTLLGKMECLRSSPLHANISTALDRHLESIHIVQSRRKDEIVNASNRQRQGVPRCKDDRDVFALASAIKEMCVAMRKARTTLWCALQMTLPKTASTAGQADMEKALQDIINCEDKIHESISSSNPMSQXGETNKH comes from the coding sequence ATGGAGCCCAAGGTGGCGTTCCGGGGAGGTGCGAGTGGCTGCTGGAACCTGAGCGCCGACGGCAGCAGCCGGCTAACCGACGTCTTCAACAGCATGCTGCTCACGGGCTCTGCCTCCTTCTACGACTGCTACAAACCGCAGAGTGAAGACAATGTAGACCTAAGGCAGACCTACACTCCACTTTCCTCAACAGAATATTCAAATTCTGTAGATTCTTCACTTTTCTATGCACCGTGGTCTACTTATGGAGATGATATTAAGCAATCTTCTAATTCTCAGATCAATGTAAAGAACAGGACCTGCTCCTCCAACTTAAAGTCAGTTTGGCCAATGAACACAAGCAGATTTGCAGATCACCATGACCtcttaacagaaaccaaaaggccAATAGATACAGCCATCTCTCAGCAAGCTTTTTATAGTGGTGAATCTGTGTCAGCAGTGGAGAAGCAGTATCTGCATAATAGCAATCTCACACCACAACAAAAAATAGATGAACTTTATCATGGATTTACTGGTTTAGACCTTGAAGAACAATGGATGTACCCATCACGAAGTGATCATTCTAACTGTTACAATATCCAGACAAATGATACAGCTAAGACAACATTCCAGGAATATCCATTTATCAAAAACTGTTTTACACCACAGACTGGTCTGTCTGATATCATGAAAGAATCAGTTGTTGATACTTACCCTTatggaagagaaaaaatatgTGCTAAAGGTCTTGAAGCACCATTACAGCAAAAAAGAGCAGAGATGTTTCTTTCCCAATTTAACAGATATAATGAAAATGCAGATTATTGTAGATACCCAGAATATGCTCATCCTAATAAGGCTAAACTTAATAAGTGTTCAAATTTTAGTGTCCAAGATAGTAAAAAATTAGCCAATAGCAATACACCTGAAACACCAAATGTAGAAGCAGACACATACACAAAGTTATTTCAGGTTAAACcagcaaatcagaaaaaaatggaggAGACAATATCTGACCAACAGAATTTCACATTTCCAAAAACTACACCACACCTGACAGAAAAACAGTTTGCAAAAGAAGCAGCATTTGCTGCCGATTTTGGCTTAAAACCAGAATATGTACTAAAACCTCACACAGCTTGTCCAACTAATGATTTTGCAAATGTCACAGAAAAGCAACAGTTTGCTAAACCTGATCCCCCAAATTCTGAGTATTTTAAATCAGTGAATTTATTATCAAACTCAGCAGCATCTTCAGGAGGTATCAACTTAAACAGACCAACATGGATGAATgttcaaacaaaaaacaacactcCTATTCCTTATCGAAATCAAGGTAACTTGATGAAATTAAACAGTCATTTAAATGCAGCTTCAAAGGGTTCTAACCATTCTTCAGATTTCCCCCAACTATCATCCACAAATTTAACCCCAAATAgcaatttatttcagaaatattgcCAAGAAAATCCCTCAGCATTTTCCAGTTTTGATCTCAGTTACAATGGTGCAGAAAGAATCCAATCTGTCAATCATATGGAAGGACTGACAAAAACTGGAGAAGAAAATCTCTTTGAATCGGttactgataaaaaaataaagcagccaAATGGATTTTGTGATAGCTATTCAGCTCAGCAGTATGGGAtcattgaaaatgtaaacaaacataaTTTTCAAGCCAAGCCCCAGAGTGGACATTATGATCCTGAGGAAGGTCCAAAACATTTAGATGGCTTATCTCAAAACACGTATCAAGATCTGCTGGAGTCACAGGGTCATTTTAATAGCCACAGACAAGGAAGTGGAGATAGCAATATTAATAGCCGTGTGGGTCGCACACAGGCATCATGCTTTTCTAATAATTATATGATGGGAGACTTAAGGCATAATCAGGGTTTTCAACAACTTGGTTCAAATGGGTTTCCCCTAAGAGCTACTCACCCATTTGGCCATTCAGTTGTTCCACTGTTGGATTCCTATGATTTGTTTTCTTATGATGACTTAAGCCATTTATACCCTTATTTTAATGATATGATGTATGGTGATAATTCCTTTTCTGGTTTCGTACCAACTTTTGGATTTCAAAGACCAATTAAAACCCGTAGTGGACCAGCCAGTGAACTTCATGTTCGTCTAGAAGAATGCTATGAACAATGGAGAGCattagaaaaggagaggaaaaagacTGAATTAGCCCTTGCCAAGAATTATCCAGGAAAAAAAGTATCCAGCACGAACAATACTCCAATTCCAAGGCTGACCTCTAACCCATCTAGAGTTGATCGCTTAATTGTGGATGAACTTTGAGAACAAGCCAGAGTTGTGACTTTGCTAGGCAAAATGGAATGTCTCCGAAGCTCTCCTCTTCATGCTAATATCTCTACTGCTCTTGATAGACACTTGGAGTCCATTCACATTGTACAGTCACGTCGAAAGGATGAAATTGTCAATGCATCAAATCGGCAAAGGCAGGGAGTTCCTAGATGCAAAGATGACAGAGATGTTTTTGCCCTTGCTTCAGCAATTAAAGAGATGTGTGTGGCAATGAGGAAAGCACGCACTACTCTGTGGTGTGCACTGCAAATGACtttgcccaaaacagccagtACAGCTGGTCAAGCAGACATGGAAAAGGCTTTGCAAGATATCATAAACTGTGAAGATAAAATCCATGAAAGTATAAGTAGTAGCAATCCAATGAGCCAGTGAggtgaaacaaacaaacattaa